A portion of the Meriones unguiculatus strain TT.TT164.6M chromosome 14, Bangor_MerUng_6.1, whole genome shotgun sequence genome contains these proteins:
- the Bnc1 gene encoding zinc finger protein basonuclin-1 encodes MAEAIGCTLNCSCQSFKPGKINHRQCEQCRHGWVAHALSKLRIPPVYPTSQVEIVQSSVVFDISSLMLYGTQAIPVRLKILLDRLFSVLKQDEVLQILHALDWTLQDYIRGYVLQDASGKVLDHWSIMTSEEEVATLQQFLRFGETKSIVELMAIQEKEEQSIIIPPSTANVDIRAFIESCSHRSANLPTPVDKGNPSNMHPFENLISNMTFMLPFQFFNPLPPALIGSLPEQYMLEQGQDQSQDPKQELHGPFSDSSFLTSTPFQVEKEQCLNCPEAVTQKEDGAHLSDSSSYSIATKLERTQLSPEAKGKPERTSLGAKKGRVFCTACEKTFYDKGTLKIHYNAVHLKIKHKCTIEGCNMVFSSLRSRNRHSANPNPRLHMPMNRNNRDKDLRNSLNLPSSGTYKRPGFTVVSPDCGPLPAYAGSVEDSKGQPAFSSIGQNGVLFPNLKTIQPVLPFYRSPATPAELANTPGMLPSLPLLSSSIPEQLASTEMPFDALPKKKSRKSSMPIKIEKEAVEIADEKRHRLSSDDDTPLQVVSEDEPEDNSPQSDMVPEEQHTKLSPEKPPPQGERPCHLESVIESHRAVSRTLEQTTHTEREAEQKLALTSAMPREVEDGGHERHCTPGLGPQIPFPDYMEWQQRLLAGGLFSALSNRGMAFPFLEESKELEQLGEHALVRQKEENHFQCDICKKTFKNACSVKTHHKNAHAKDTHTCTVEGCGAAFPSRRSRDRHSANLSLHQKVLSEEALESGEDHFRAAYLLQDVAKEAYPDVAFTPQASQTSVIFKGTSGMGSLVYPISQVHSASLESYNSGPPSEGTILDLSTTSSMKSESSSHSSWDSDGVSEEGAALLEDSDGNLEGQSLVSGEDEYPICVLMEKADQSLAGLPSGLPITCHLCQKTYSNKGTFRAHYKTVHLRQLHKCKVPGCNTMFSSVRSRNRHSQNPNLHKSLASSPSHLQ; translated from the exons GCCATCGGCTGTACTCTGAACTGCAGTTGCCAAAGTTTCAAGCCTGGGAAGATAAACCACCGGCAGTGCGAGCAGTGCAGGCACGGATGGGTGGCTCACG CCCTCAGTAAGCTGAGGATCCCCCCTGTGTATCCAACAAGCCAAGTGGAAATTGTCCAGTCCAGTGTGGTGTTCGATATCAGCAGCCTCATGCTCTACGGGACCCAGGCCATTCCCGTTCGCCTGAAAATCCTGCTGGACCGGCTCTTCAGTGTGCTGAAGCAGGACGAGGTCCTACAGATCCTCCACGCCTTGGACTGGACCCTTCAGGATTACATCCGTGGCTATGTGCTACAG GATGCCTCAGGGAAGGTGTTGGATCACTGGAGCATCATGACCAGTGAGGAGGAAGTGGCTACCTTGCAGCAGTTCCTTCGTTTTGGAGAGACCAAGTCCATAGTTGAGCTCATGGCAATCCAAGAGAAAGAAGAGCAGTCCATCATCATCCCACCCTCCACGGCAAACGTGGACATCAGGGCCTTCATCGAGAGCTGCAGCCATCGGAGTGCTAACCTCCCCACTCCAGTGGACAAAGGAAACCCCAGCAACATGCACCCCTTTGAGAACCTTATAAGCAACATGACTTTCATGTTGCCTTTCCAGTTCTTcaaccctctgcctcctgctctgaTAGGGTCACTGCCTGAGCAATATATGCTAGAGCAGGGTCAGGACCAGAGCCAGGACCCCAAACAGGAGCTCCACGGGCCCTTCTCCGACAGTAGCTTCTTAACTTCCACACCATTTCAGGTTGAAAAAGAACAGTGTCTGAACTGTCCAGAGGCTGTCACCCAAAAGGAAGACGGTGCGCACTTAAGTGACTCCAGCTCCTACAGCATCGCCACCAAGCTGGAAAGGACACAGCTGTCCCCTGAGGCCAAAGGGAAGCCTGAGAGGACCAGCCTCGGAGCGAAGAAGGGCCGGGTGTTCTGCACCGCGTGCGAGAAGACGTTCTACGACAAGGGTACCCTCAAGATCCACTACAACGCCGTCCACCTGAAGATCAAGCACAAGTGCACCATCGAAGGCTGCAACATGGTGTTCAGCTCCCTGAGGAGCCGGAACCGGCACAGCGCCAACCCCAACCCTCGCCTGCACATGCCGATGAACAGAAACAACCGGGACAAAGACCTCAGGAACAGCCTGAACCTGCCAAGCTCGGGGACCTATAAGCGCCCGGGCTTCACGGTGGTGTCTCCGGACTGTGGGCCCCTCCCAGCCTATGCCGGCTCTGTGGAGGACTCCAAAGGCCAACCAGCTttttccagcattgggcaaaacgGTGTCcttttccctaacctaaagactATCCAGCCAGTCCTTCCTTTCTACCGCAGTCCAGCTACTCCCGCTGAGCTGGCAAACACACCTGGCATgctgccttctctccctctgttgTCCTCTTCAATCCCAGAACAGTTGGCTTCCACGGAAATGCCATTTGATGCTCTTCCCAAGAAGAAATCCCGGAAGTCCAGTATGCCTATCAAAATAGAGAAAGAAGCTGTGGAGATAGCTGATGAGAAGAGACACAGACTCAGCTCAGATGATGACACTCCCCTGCAGGTAGTCAGTGAAGATGAGCCGGAGGACAACAGCCCTCAGTCAGACATGGTACCCGAGGAGCAGCATACCAAGCTAAGCCCAGAGAAGCCTCCCCCACAGGGGGAAAGACCGTGCCATCTTGAATCTGTGATTGAGTCTCACAGAGCTGTCAGCAGAACCCTTGAGCAgactacacacacagagagggaggcTGAGCAGAAGTTAGCATTGACCTCAGCGATGCCAAGAGAGGTGGAGGATGGTGGCCATGAGCGCCACTGCACACCTGGTCTGGGGCCCCAAATCCCTTTTCCTGACTACATGGAATGGCAGCAGCGCCTACTGGCTGGGGGCCTCTTCAGTGCTTTGTCCAATAGGGGGATGGCTTTTCCTTTCCTGGAAGAGTCTAAGGAATTAGAACAGCTGGGGGAGCATGCTCTAGTGAGACAGAAGGAAGAGAACCACTTCCAGTGTGACATCTGCAAGAAGACCTTTAAAAACGCCTGCAGCGTGAAGACACACCATAAGAACGCACACGCCAaagacacacacacgtgcacggtGGAGGGGTGTGGTGCCGCCTTCCCATCccggagaagcagagacag ACACAGCGCAAACCTCAGCCTCCACCAGAAAGTACTGAGTGAAGAAGCATTGGAGAGTGGTGAGGACCACTTCCGTGCAGCTTACCTTCTGCAGGATGTGGCCAAGGAGGCCTATCCGGATGTGGCTTTCACACCACAAGCGTCGCAGACATCTGTCATCTTCAAGGGAACGAGTGGCATGGGCAGCCTGGTTTACCCAATATCTCAAGTTCACAGTGCCAGCCTGGAGAGCTACAACTCCGGTCCCCCTAGCGAGGGCACCATCCTGGATTTGAGCACTACCTCAAGTATGAAGTCAGAGAGCAGCAGTCACTCCTCCTGGGACTCTGATGGGGTGAGCGAGGAGGGTGCTGCCCTTCTGGAGGACAGTGATGGGAACCTTGAAGGACAGAGCCTTGTCTCTGGGGAAGACGAGtaccccatctgtgtcctgatggAGAAGGCTGACCAGAGCCTTGCTGGTCTGCCCTCTGGCTTGCCCATAACCTGTCATCTCTGCCAAAAGACATACAGTAACAAAGGGACCTTCAGGGCCCATTACAAGACCGTGCACCTCCGCCAGCTCCACAAGTGCAAAGTGCCGGGCTGCAACACCATGTTCTCCTCTGTCCGCAGCAGGAACAGGCACAGCCAGAACCCCAACCTTCACAAGAGCCTGGCCTCGTCTCCCAGCCACCTCCAGTAG